The DNA sequence CCGTGGGCTCGGCGTTGGTCGGTTGCGGCGGCGATGTCGTCTCGGAGGTCGGAGGTGGTGGCGACTGCACACCTTCGGACAAGAAGGTCATCGGCTGGGACTGGCCGCTGTCCAGCCTCGAGATCTACGAACCCTTCAACAAGAAGGTGACCGCGATCGCCCAGGAGCGCGGGTACCAGACGGTCACCACCACGAATGACGGTGACCTGCAGCAACAGGTGAGCGACCTCGAAGCGTGGGTGGCGCAGGGGTTGTCGGCGATCGGAACCTACGCCCTCGAGCCGTCGGCCATCGAGCCGATCGGACGGCGCGCTCTCGACAACTGTGTGGGCTTCGTCAGTTACGGCACGAACCTGGAGAACCAGGATGCCGCGGTGGAGTTCGCCTGGGACCGCAGTGGTGCCGAACTCGGCATCAACGCCCGCGAATGGGCCACCAAGAACGGCGGTCCGCTCAAGGCTCTGGTACTCCATGATCGCGACATCACCGCCGGCAAGGAGCGCGACGACGCCCTCATGGCGGAGTTCCCGGGCACCGCAAGCAATGTCGAGGTCGTGAGCCATCAGCGTGCGGTCGACACCGCATCCGGTGAATCGGTCACCTCCACAGTGCTGCAAGCACATCCCGACCTCAATATGGTTCTGGCCTACAACGACGATGTCGCCATCGGCGCCCGCCAGGCGTTCATCAACGCGGGCTTCGCTCCGAACGACCCGAACGTCTACATCGGCGGCCAGGACGGCTCGCCGTCGGCTCTTCGGCTCCTCAAGGAGAACGGCATCTACCGGGCCTCTTCCGCAGTGAACTTCAACGACCTGACGTCCACCGTGGCGAACACCATCGTCGACGTCGCGGAAGGCATCGACCCGGAATACGGTCCGCTGAACTTCTCGGTCCTGACTCCCGCCGATCCCGGTCAGGTCGAGGAGTTCCTGGCCGCATACAACTAAAGATTCGTCACGATGGCCCTGACTCTGACGAACATCCACAAGTCGTACTCCGCTAATCCCGTCCTGAAAGGGGTGGACTTCGAGGTCCGTGCGGGAGAGGTCCACGCTCTGCTTGGACCGAACGGGGCCGGCAAGTCGACTCTCATCAAGTGCATCGGCGGTGCCACTGCCATCTCCAGTGGCACCGCCGAGCTCGACGGCGACGTCCTCGAAGACCTCACGCCGGCAAAGGCTTTCGACGCCGGAATCGTCACAATCCACCAGCACCTGAGCCTGATCGACACGATCAGCGTGGTCGACAACATGTTCTTCGGCGACGAGTTGACGACCTTCGGGATCATCAACCGCGCGAAACAGAATCGCGTCGCGCGAGAACTGTTGGCGCAGCACGGCATCAATGCCACTCCCGGAACGATCGTCGGGGACCTGTCCATCGGTGTGCGTCAGCAGATCGAGATCGCGAAGGCGTGGAACAGGACCTCGATCAAGGTACTGATCCTGGACGAGCCGACCGCGGCGATCTCGGCCAGAGAGACCGAGATCCTCTTCGAGAAGATCAATTCGCTGCGGGACAGCGGCGTCGCGATCATCTACACCACACACCGCATGGCCGAGGTGTTCCGAATCGCCGATCGCGTCACCGTCATCAACTCCGGTGTGGTCGCGCTCAGCGGCCGGACGGGCGACCTCTCCGCGTCGGACATCCTCGAAGCCATTTCGGCGGGGTCCGGTCAGCAGATGGACCACACTCCCGGGCAGGTGCGTACGTTCGAGCGGACCGCCGTCGCCGTCGAAGACGGCGCCGGGCCGCGATTCGGACCGGTGAACTTCTCCGTCGGCGTGGGTGAGATCGTCGGGCTCTTCGGTGCTGTCGGCTCCGGACGAACGTCGCTGTTGGAAAGCCTCGTCGGAGGCTACGGCTCCAGGGCGATGTCCGGTCGCATCGAGCTCGACGGCCGCGCCTACCGCCCGAAGTCGCCGGAGTACGCATTCAAGCGAGGGATCAGGTTCGTCGCGTCGGACCGGGCGACCCAGGGACTGTGGCCCACACTCTCGGCACGGGAGAACGTGCTCATGCCGAGGTACCGGGCGCTCGCCAAGCTCGGGTTACGCAGATCAGCGGCGGAACGGCGCGAATTCCTGCAGATCGCCGAAGATCTGGACCTCCAGCCGCCCGATCCGCGGATGAACGCCGAAGACTTCTCCGGGGGTAACCAGCAGAAGATCGTCGTGGGCCGGACCGGCCTCGGCTCCGCTCCGATCCGCCTTCTGATACTCGACGAACCCACTCAGGGTGTGGACATCGGTGCCCGGGCGCGGATCTACGGCTACGTCCGGGAGCTCATGAAGAAACACGACTGCGGATGCCTCGTGGCGTCCTCCGAGCCCGACGAGATCCTGCAACTGTGCGACCGCGTTCTGGTGATGGGAGACGGGCGGATCGAAAGGGAACTGGTCGGCCAGGAGATGTCGGAACAGAACATGATGCTGGCCGCACACCAGTTCGTGGGCGTGACTGCCCAAGGAGCAGAAAATGAGTAATGACACCACCACGCTGACCAATACACCGGCAGCAGGCGGCCTGCGGGGCGACCTGGTGCAACGCGTGATCCGATACGTGCTCTTCGCCGGCTTCATCGCCATGGTGATCTTCTTCGCCGTGGCCGCGCCCCGGTTCCTCACCTACGGCAACATCATCAACATCGCGCTGTCGAGCGCGATCCTGTTGATCGTCTCCGTGCCGTTCGCGCTCGTGGTGATCACCGGGAAAGTGGATCTGTCCGTCGGCTCGACGCTGGGACTCTCGGGCGTGGTGACGGGCGTACTGATCACCGGCGGAACCGACTGGCTGACGGCAGCACTCCTCGGCATTGTCGTGGGTGCGCTCGTCGGCGCTGCCAACGGCGCCATGATCTCCGTTCTCAACCTCTCGCCCATCGTGGTGACGCTCGGCATGCTGCAGGTGGTCCGCGGTATCGCCGAGCGGGTCACCACGGCACCGCCGTCCGGCTTCGGTGGCGGCATGGCCTTCCTCGGCCGGGGAACGTTGTTCGGCATCCCCGTCCTGGTCGGCATCGCCCTACTCGTCCTGGCCGTCGGCATCGTGTTCTTGCACCTCAGCGCCTCCGGTCGGCACGTCTACGGGCTCGGTGTGAACACGGAAGCCACCTTCCTGTCGGGCATCAACACCCGACGGCTGTCGTTCATGACCTTTGTCGCCGTCGGCGCCGCCGCCGGGCTCGGGGGAGTCCTGCTCGCCGCTCGGCTCGATTCGGCACCGCCGACCACCCTCGGCGAAGGCCTCGAACTCCAGGTCCTGACCGCCGTGCTCCTCGGCGGAATCGCGTTCAACGGCGGACGCGGAACCATGTTCGGGGTCGTTCTGGGCGTCGCCTTCCTCGGCGTGCTGCAGAACGGGCTGCTGCTGCTCAACGTCAACACGAGCGGCCAGAAGCTGGCTACCGGGGCGGTGCTGCTGATCGCTGCCGGCCTCGAGGAGTTCGGTCTCAAGCGCGGACGCCTGCGAGCGCTGGTCAAACGTTCATCGTGACGGGCAGGCCTCCCGTGAGAAGGCGGGGTCGATGACGACGGCGGTGTCGCTCGATTTCGGCACCTCTTCGCTCAAAGTGGCGGTCACCGACACCGACAGGGGCGTGCTCGGCGAAGCCGACCGCGAGTACGCCATCCGTCAGCCGTTCCCCACCTGGGCCGAACAGGATCCCGCCGAATTGTGGGATCTCGCCGGCGAGGCCTGCCGCGAGGCGGTCGCGGGCAGTGCGGTCTCGCCCGATGAGGTGGATGCGGTCGTCATCGTCGCGCCGTGGAAAGCGGTGATCCCGGTCTCGGCCGACGGTGACGTGCTGTGCGACGGCATCATCTGGCTCGACGGCCGAGCATCGGAGGAAGCCGCGGCGGTGTCGGAACGCTACGGCCTCGAATCGATCGGGGGCCAGTCCTACTGGCCCAGGCTGTTGTGGCTGCGCGCGCACCGCGCGGATGTGTGGCGCCGGGCCGCATGGCTCATGGGGTTGCCGACCTACTTCAAGTGGCGGGCCACCGGACAGGTCGTGACCGACCCCAGCGACGACTTCTTCCGGAACCCGGAGCGTCCACTGACCGGCCTGGGTGAACAGCTCGCCCGCGACTTCGAATTCGGGTCCGACGCAGCGAAATTCGCACCGGTGCGGCCGTGCATGGAGGTGATCGGCGAGCTGACGAAGGCGGGCGCGTCCCATCTGGGGCTACCCCCCGGGACCAGGGTGGTCAACGGTTTCGGAGATCTTCCCGCGGTCACGCTCGGCACCACGGGATTCTCGGAGAACGCCGCCCACATCTACTTCGGCACGTCGTCCTGGCTCACCGTGGTCACACACGGCGGACGCAACCTCGACGCCCCACTGTCCTTCACCTTCGACGACTCCCTGGGCGGTGCGGTCTTTCCGCTGCAGACCGGCATGCGCGCCTACAACTGGATCACCGATCAGGTCTTCAAGGATCTGGCAGCACCGGGCACCCCCGCCTATTACGCGGAGATCAACCGGCAGGTCGCCGAGATCCCCGCGGGCTCGGACAATCTGCTGGCAACCCACTGGCTGGTCGGCGAGCTGCCTCCGCTCGCGAAGAGCGCGAAAGGGGCGTTCATCAACCTCACCGCGAACCATGATCGCCGACACATGGTGCGGGCGGTCATGGAGAGCATCTGTTACACCCACCGACGATATGTCGAACAGCTGTCCGCTCAGCACGGCCTCGAGTTGGCGGAGGTGGTCGCCGTCGGCGGTGGGGCGCTCAACGATGTGCTGGTGCAGATGCTCGCCGATGTGATCCAGCGAGATGTCTTGGTGCCGAACGGCGCTCGCCATGCCGGCACCCGCGGTGCCCACATCTGCGCCGAGTCCACGATCGCCGGGGCCGCCGAACCCGTACCGTTCCCCGACCCGGTCGAGGCGCGCAGGTTTCGCCCCGATCCGTCGAAGGCACGGGAGTACGACCGGATGTACCACCTGTACCTGAAGATCTTCCCGGCTTTGAGATCGCTCTTCGCCGAGCTCAACCACACAGAAGGACCGTGACATCATGCGCGTGCTGTTGACCGAATTCCGCCAGGAGAGCAACAGTTTCTCTCCCGTGACCTCCGACCTGCGGTACTGGCGTGCCAACGGCTGGACTCTGACGCCGGCCGAGCTCTACCCGAAGCACACAAGCGGTTTCACCGCGCTCGGCGGCATGATCACCGTGCTGGAGCAGTCGGCGGGTCCGGATCTCGAGATGGTCTTCGGGCCCGGCTTCTACGCCCAGAGCGGAGGGCCCGTAACCCCTGAGGTGGTCGAGGAGTACCTGACTCAGCTCACCTCCGCCCTCGACGAGGCGGGCAGCCTGGACGCCGTCCTGGTCTCGTTCCACGGAGCGCTGCAGTCGACGGTCTCCGACGACGTCGAGTCCGACATCCTGCGGAAGGTGCGGGATCGGGTCGGCCCCAACTGCCTCGTCGGTGTGTCGACGGATCTCCACGGATTCATCACGCCGACCCTGATCGAGCAGGTCGACGTCCTCTGCGGCTATCAGACCTACCCGCATGTCGACGTGGTCGAGACCGGCAGTCGCGCAGCCACTCTCGTACTGAGCCTGTACCGCGGCGCACCGCTGTACAGCGCCTACGCGGCGATTCCCATGATGGTTCCGGCGGCGGCCTACACGACGGGCGTCGGCCCGTTCGGTGACCTGATCTCGCACGCTCACGCTCTGGTGGCCGACGGCACGCTCGAGGACTTCAGCGTCTATCAGATCCAGCCGTGGCTGGACGTGGAGCGGCCGAACTCCGCGGTCGTCGTCTACTCGAAATCCCCTGAGCACGCCGAGGCCGCGGCCGCCGAGCTGGCGACACGGTTGTACGCGATGCGGCATGACCTCGAGGCGGACCTGCACTCGGTCGAAGAGATCGCCGCACGCGCGGCCTCATCCGAGTCGAGCAAACCCGTCATCCTGGTCGACTCGGCCGACTCGTCCAACGCCGGAGCGCCCGGTGACAGCGCAACGGTGCTCGGTGTCCTGGCCGGTTCCTTCCCGGATCTGCGCGCGGCGACGATCATCGTCGATTCGCCCGCCGTGGAGGCGGCGTTCGCCGCCGGTGTCGGTGCGACTCAGACCTTCACGTTGGGCGGCACCATCGACCCACGCGCAGTGCCGGTGACGGTGGAGGGGCGGGTGCGGTCGCTGCACGACGGCGGCTTCGACGTCGAGGGGCAGGGCAGCGCGGGGAAGCACATCGAGCTGGGCCGTGCGGCCGTGCTGCGGGTCGGCCACGTCGACGTCCTCGTGTGCCACACCATTTCCGGCAATGGCGACCCGCAGCTGTACCGCGCCTTCGGGATCGACCAGAAGATGTACGACTTGGTGGTGGTGAAAGCCAATACGTCGTTCCGCGCCGGATACGAGCCGTTCGCCGGCGAGATCTACCTGGCGGATACGCCGGGTGCCGCGGCGTCGGACATCCGGAACCTGCCCTTCACCAAATCGCACCTGCACGCCTTCCCGTGGGTGGACCGTGCCGACTTCGCACCAGAGGTGGTGCTGCACAAGCTGGGTGGGTGAACCGCATCGATGACCGCTGAGTCCATGACCGTGCGCCTGGCCTACGGCGAACGCGGCCTGACGATTCGGACACCGCGCCACCGCTCGGTCGTGGTGGAACCGCAGTACCGTCCCTCGGTCGCCGACCCCGCCGCCGCGCTGCGGACAGCGCTGCGCCGGCCGGTGACGGGTCTGCCGCTGCGGCAGATGCTCCGCAAGGGCCAGACGGTGGCGATATCGATGTGCGACATCACCCGGCCGCAGCCCCGGCATCTGATGATCCCCGCCATCCTGGACGAGCTCGACGGCGTCATCCGGCTCGAGGACGTGGTCGTGCTGGTGGCCACCGGTACGCACCGCGCCAACAGCGACGGGGAACTGCGCCGCATGCTCGGCGACGAGATCGTCGACAGCGTCCGCATCGTCAATCACGAATCCGACGATCGGCAATCGCTGCAGTGGTGCGGATACCACGGCAACAAAGTGCCGGTGTGGCTCAACCGCGAGTGGACCGACGCGGACATCCGGATCACCACCGGTTTCGTCGAACCCCACTTCTTCGCGGGTTTCTCCGGCGGGCCCAAGCTCGTCGCCCCCGGCCTGGCCGGTCTGGACACGGTGCTGGTGCTGCACGATGCGCAGCGCATCGGCAGCAGCAACGCGACGTGGGGCATCTGTGAGGGCAATCCCGTCCACGACGACATCCGTGCCGTGGCCGCCGGCACCGGCGTGCACTTCGCGCTCGACGTCATCCTCAACCGTGACCACGGCATCGTCGCCTGCTTCGGCGGGGAGATCGCGCGAATGCACCAGGCGGCCCGGCAGACGGCACGCACGATCGCCATGCGCGAACTCCCACACCGATTCGAGGTGGTCGTCACCACCAACTCCGGTTATCCCCTCGACCAGAACCTCTACCAGGCGGTCAAGGGAATGTCGGCCGCCGCCAAGGTCGTCACGCCCGGCGGGGTGATCATCTGTGCCGCCGAGTGCCGTGACGGCTTCCCCGACCACGGCTCATACCGTGGTCTGCTGACGTCCGCGCCCTCGCCGCAACACCTGCTCGACGACATCGCCGCCCGCCCCCACACCGTCTTGGACCAGTGGCAGATCCAGGTGCAGGCCCGCATCCACACCTCAGCCGACGTACTGGTCCACAGCGACTACCTGTCGGACGAGGAGTTGCGGTCCGCGCACATCTCGCCGTGCTCGGACGTCTCGGTCGCCATCGAGCGCGCCCTGCACGACGCCGGCCCTGACTCCCGGGTGTGTCTGCTCCCCGAAGGGCCGCAGACCATTCCGTACGTGGCCGGAGAAGCCGCATGACCTCAGCCACGACCAAGCTGGCCGACCTGCGGGCACACCTGCGGGAGGCGGAAGCCGTCGTCGTCGGGTTCTCCGGCGGGGCCGACTCGGCCCTGCTGGCCGCGGTGGCCCACTCCGTCCTCGGTCACCGGGCGCTCGCCGTCACCGCGGTGTCACCGAGCCTTCCTGCGGCAGAGCGCCGCGCCGCGAAGGCCTTCGCCAGGGCCAACGGCATCGCACACGTCGAGGTCTGTACCGACGAGGCCGACCGGGCCGACTACCGCGCCAACAACGGTGACCGGTGCTACCACTGCAAGTCGGCGCTGTTCGACGCGCTCGAGCCGCTGGCTCGGGCGATGGGTGGGCGAATCGCGTTGGGTACCAACCTCGACGACGTCCGGTCCGAGCACCGTCCCGGGCTGCGAGCGGCAGCCGAACGAGGCACCATCGCCCCGATGGTGTCCGCGGGACTGACCAAGAGCGATGTCCGGGAGCTCAGCCGCCGGCTGGGCCTGAGCACCGCCGAGAAGCCGGCGGCAGCGTGCCTGGCATCCCGGGTGGCCTACGGCGACCCGGTCACCCCGGAGATCCTCGCCCGGATCGAGAAGGCCGAAAACGCATTGCACAAACTGGGTTTCGAGGTGTGCCGGGTCCGGTCCCACCACGGCGGCCGACTCGCACGCATCGAGGTCCCGGCTGCCGACGTCGCGCACGTCGCCGAATTCCGTGCCGAGATCGACGGCGCCGTCAGGGCCGCGGGATTCGACTTCTGCGCACTGGATCTCGCGGGCTTCACCAGCGGGCGGATGAACGTCCTGCTGACCGTCGGGGGCCTTCGTGGAGCACCCTGACACCGGCGCCCGAGCGGATTTCGCCGTCGTCGACATCGACCGGGAACGCAGGCAGGGCCTACCCGAGGTCGTGTACGCACCGGGCAAAGACCTGCATGAGATCACCGCGATCGTCGGCGAATTGACGGCGAACTGTTCGGGACCCGTTCTGGTGACACGGATCGAGGCGGATGCCGCCGCCGCGGTGCTCGCCGACGTACCGGACGGCCACTACCATCGCCGGGCACGACTGTTGACGTGGCGACCGGCCGCGCGCCGCCGCTGCCGGGTGTGCGTGGTCACCGCGGGAACCGCCGACGGTCGCGTCGCCGAAGAAGCGCTGCAGGTCTGCCTGGCAGTCGGACTCGACGCCCACCTGGTCGCCGACGTCGGGGTCGCCGGAATCCATCGCGTCCTCAACAGGGTCGACGAGCTCAGGGCCGCCGACATCGTCATCGTCGTCGCGGGCATGGAAGGCGCCCTCGCCAGCGTCGTCGGCGGCCTGGTGGGCTGCCCGGTCGTCGCGGTGCCCACCTCGACCGGCTACGGCGCCGCGCTCAACGGGATGACCGCGCTGGCCGGCATGT is a window from the Mycolicibacterium litorale genome containing:
- a CDS encoding sugar ABC transporter substrate-binding protein; the encoded protein is MRRAKKFLGVLCAAAVGSALVGCGGDVVSEVGGGGDCTPSDKKVIGWDWPLSSLEIYEPFNKKVTAIAQERGYQTVTTTNDGDLQQQVSDLEAWVAQGLSAIGTYALEPSAIEPIGRRALDNCVGFVSYGTNLENQDAAVEFAWDRSGAELGINAREWATKNGGPLKALVLHDRDITAGKERDDALMAEFPGTASNVEVVSHQRAVDTASGESVTSTVLQAHPDLNMVLAYNDDVAIGARQAFINAGFAPNDPNVYIGGQDGSPSALRLLKENGIYRASSAVNFNDLTSTVANTIVDVAEGIDPEYGPLNFSVLTPADPGQVEEFLAAYN
- a CDS encoding sugar ABC transporter ATP-binding protein, which translates into the protein MALTLTNIHKSYSANPVLKGVDFEVRAGEVHALLGPNGAGKSTLIKCIGGATAISSGTAELDGDVLEDLTPAKAFDAGIVTIHQHLSLIDTISVVDNMFFGDELTTFGIINRAKQNRVARELLAQHGINATPGTIVGDLSIGVRQQIEIAKAWNRTSIKVLILDEPTAAISARETEILFEKINSLRDSGVAIIYTTHRMAEVFRIADRVTVINSGVVALSGRTGDLSASDILEAISAGSGQQMDHTPGQVRTFERTAVAVEDGAGPRFGPVNFSVGVGEIVGLFGAVGSGRTSLLESLVGGYGSRAMSGRIELDGRAYRPKSPEYAFKRGIRFVASDRATQGLWPTLSARENVLMPRYRALAKLGLRRSAAERREFLQIAEDLDLQPPDPRMNAEDFSGGNQQKIVVGRTGLGSAPIRLLILDEPTQGVDIGARARIYGYVRELMKKHDCGCLVASSEPDEILQLCDRVLVMGDGRIERELVGQEMSEQNMMLAAHQFVGVTAQGAENE
- a CDS encoding ABC transporter permease — encoded protein: MSNDTTTLTNTPAAGGLRGDLVQRVIRYVLFAGFIAMVIFFAVAAPRFLTYGNIINIALSSAILLIVSVPFALVVITGKVDLSVGSTLGLSGVVTGVLITGGTDWLTAALLGIVVGALVGAANGAMISVLNLSPIVVTLGMLQVVRGIAERVTTAPPSGFGGGMAFLGRGTLFGIPVLVGIALLVLAVGIVFLHLSASGRHVYGLGVNTEATFLSGINTRRLSFMTFVAVGAAAGLGGVLLAARLDSAPPTTLGEGLELQVLTAVLLGGIAFNGGRGTMFGVVLGVAFLGVLQNGLLLLNVNTSGQKLATGAVLLIAAGLEEFGLKRGRLRALVKRSS
- a CDS encoding xylulokinase, encoding MTTAVSLDFGTSSLKVAVTDTDRGVLGEADREYAIRQPFPTWAEQDPAELWDLAGEACREAVAGSAVSPDEVDAVVIVAPWKAVIPVSADGDVLCDGIIWLDGRASEEAAAVSERYGLESIGGQSYWPRLLWLRAHRADVWRRAAWLMGLPTYFKWRATGQVVTDPSDDFFRNPERPLTGLGEQLARDFEFGSDAAKFAPVRPCMEVIGELTKAGASHLGLPPGTRVVNGFGDLPAVTLGTTGFSENAAHIYFGTSSWLTVVTHGGRNLDAPLSFTFDDSLGGAVFPLQTGMRAYNWITDQVFKDLAAPGTPAYYAEINRQVAEIPAGSDNLLATHWLVGELPPLAKSAKGAFINLTANHDRRHMVRAVMESICYTHRRYVEQLSAQHGLELAEVVAVGGGALNDVLVQMLADVIQRDVLVPNGARHAGTRGAHICAESTIAGAAEPVPFPDPVEARRFRPDPSKAREYDRMYHLYLKIFPALRSLFAELNHTEGP
- a CDS encoding M81 family metallopeptidase; the encoded protein is MRVLLTEFRQESNSFSPVTSDLRYWRANGWTLTPAELYPKHTSGFTALGGMITVLEQSAGPDLEMVFGPGFYAQSGGPVTPEVVEEYLTQLTSALDEAGSLDAVLVSFHGALQSTVSDDVESDILRKVRDRVGPNCLVGVSTDLHGFITPTLIEQVDVLCGYQTYPHVDVVETGSRAATLVLSLYRGAPLYSAYAAIPMMVPAAAYTTGVGPFGDLISHAHALVADGTLEDFSVYQIQPWLDVERPNSAVVVYSKSPEHAEAAAAELATRLYAMRHDLEADLHSVEEIAARAASSESSKPVILVDSADSSNAGAPGDSATVLGVLAGSFPDLRAATIIVDSPAVEAAFAAGVGATQTFTLGGTIDPRAVPVTVEGRVRSLHDGGFDVEGQGSAGKHIELGRAAVLRVGHVDVLVCHTISGNGDPQLYRAFGIDQKMYDLVVVKANTSFRAGYEPFAGEIYLADTPGAAASDIRNLPFTKSHLHAFPWVDRADFAPEVVLHKLGG
- the larA gene encoding nickel-dependent lactate racemase encodes the protein MTAESMTVRLAYGERGLTIRTPRHRSVVVEPQYRPSVADPAAALRTALRRPVTGLPLRQMLRKGQTVAISMCDITRPQPRHLMIPAILDELDGVIRLEDVVVLVATGTHRANSDGELRRMLGDEIVDSVRIVNHESDDRQSLQWCGYHGNKVPVWLNREWTDADIRITTGFVEPHFFAGFSGGPKLVAPGLAGLDTVLVLHDAQRIGSSNATWGICEGNPVHDDIRAVAAGTGVHFALDVILNRDHGIVACFGGEIARMHQAARQTARTIAMRELPHRFEVVVTTNSGYPLDQNLYQAVKGMSAAAKVVTPGGVIICAAECRDGFPDHGSYRGLLTSAPSPQHLLDDIAARPHTVLDQWQIQVQARIHTSADVLVHSDYLSDEELRSAHISPCSDVSVAIERALHDAGPDSRVCLLPEGPQTIPYVAGEAA
- the larE gene encoding ATP-dependent sacrificial sulfur transferase LarE; this encodes MTSATTKLADLRAHLREAEAVVVGFSGGADSALLAAVAHSVLGHRALAVTAVSPSLPAAERRAAKAFARANGIAHVEVCTDEADRADYRANNGDRCYHCKSALFDALEPLARAMGGRIALGTNLDDVRSEHRPGLRAAAERGTIAPMVSAGLTKSDVRELSRRLGLSTAEKPAAACLASRVAYGDPVTPEILARIEKAENALHKLGFEVCRVRSHHGGRLARIEVPAADVAHVAEFRAEIDGAVRAAGFDFCALDLAGFTSGRMNVLLTVGGLRGAP
- the larB gene encoding nickel pincer cofactor biosynthesis protein LarB; this encodes MEHPDTGARADFAVVDIDRERRQGLPEVVYAPGKDLHEITAIVGELTANCSGPVLVTRIEADAAAAVLADVPDGHYHRRARLLTWRPAARRRCRVCVVTAGTADGRVAEEALQVCLAVGLDAHLVADVGVAGIHRVLNRVDELRAADIVIVVAGMEGALASVVGGLVGCPVVAVPTSTGYGAALNGMTALAGMLTSCASGMSVVNIDSGFGAAMAAHRLAYAIEARG